The Deinococcus carri genome contains a region encoding:
- a CDS encoding phosphoadenylyl-sulfate reductase, which produces MTALENRPEVRTPEEGGVPLTTEPRAPREAAGHPDLAGPAFTPDTDPLDVIRWAIKAHPDLLMPSAFNLNGVVLLDLAARAGYRGEVVFVDTGYHFPETLATRDRLAARYPEMTFVTLNAGAHPEDGQTPPDLYASDPDACCAVRKVAPLQTHLREKAPSALLNARSRDQATTRADIPFVEAGGARVKINPLAHWTRERLEAYARDHDLPVNPLYWDGFLSIGCWTCTRAVRPGEDARAGRWAGKGKTECGLWAGENRL; this is translated from the coding sequence ATGACCGCGCTGGAAAACCGGCCAGAGGTCCGCACGCCGGAAGAAGGCGGCGTGCCGCTGACCACCGAGCCGCGCGCCCCCCGTGAGGCCGCCGGGCACCCCGACCTGGCCGGCCCCGCCTTCACCCCCGACACCGACCCGCTCGACGTGATTCGCTGGGCGATCAAAGCGCACCCCGACCTGCTGATGCCGAGTGCCTTCAACCTGAACGGCGTGGTGCTGCTCGACCTCGCGGCGCGGGCGGGCTACCGGGGCGAGGTGGTGTTCGTGGACACCGGCTACCACTTCCCCGAAACGCTGGCGACCCGTGACCGCCTCGCGGCGCGGTATCCCGAGATGACCTTCGTGACGCTGAATGCGGGCGCGCACCCGGAAGACGGGCAGACGCCGCCCGACCTGTACGCCAGCGACCCCGACGCCTGCTGCGCCGTCCGCAAGGTCGCGCCCCTCCAGACGCACCTGCGCGAAAAGGCCCCCTCCGCGCTGCTCAACGCCCGCAGCCGTGACCAGGCCACCACCCGCGCCGACATCCCCTTTGTCGAGGCGGGCGGGGCGCGCGTCAAGATCAACCCCCTGGCCCACTGGACCCGCGAGCGGCTGGAAGCCTACGCCCGCGACCACGACCTGCCCGTCAACCCGCTGTACTGGGACGGCTTCCTGAGCATCGGCTGCTGGACCTGCACCCGCGCCGTCCGCCCCGGCGAGGACGCCCGCGCGGGCCGCTGGGCCGGAAAGGGCAAGACCGAATGCGGGCTGTGGGCGGGGGAAAACAGGCTGTGA
- the cysC gene encoding adenylyl-sulfate kinase, with amino-acid sequence MTATLNRPGVGTGRVVWFTGLSGAGKSTLASALYEELKARGVATELLDGDAVRENLSKGLGFTKADRDTNVRRIAFVAGLLARHGVTVLVSAISPYAETRREVLAGLPNPTEVFVDAPLEVVTERDVKGLYLKALAGEIPHFTGVSDPYEAPEHPDLHLRTDRISVEEGVQELLDHLGFGA; translated from the coding sequence ATGACCGCGACCCTGAACCGTCCTGGGGTGGGTACGGGCCGCGTGGTGTGGTTCACCGGCCTGTCCGGCGCGGGCAAAAGCACCCTGGCGAGCGCCCTGTATGAGGAGCTGAAGGCGCGGGGCGTGGCGACGGAGCTGCTCGACGGCGACGCCGTGCGCGAGAACCTCAGCAAGGGCCTGGGCTTCACGAAGGCGGACCGCGACACCAACGTGCGCCGCATCGCCTTCGTGGCGGGCCTGCTCGCGCGGCACGGCGTGACCGTCCTCGTCAGCGCCATCAGCCCCTACGCCGAGACGCGCCGCGAGGTGCTGGCCGGCCTGCCCAACCCCACCGAGGTCTTCGTGGACGCCCCGCTGGAAGTCGTGACCGAGCGCGACGTGAAGGGCCTGTACCTCAAGGCACTGGCGGGAGAGATTCCGCACTTCACCGGCGTCTCGGACCCCTACGAGGCCCCGGAGCACCCCGACCTGCACCTGCGGACCGACCGCATCAGCGTCGAGGAAGGGGTGCAGGAGTTGCTCGACCATCTGGGGTTCGGGGCATGA
- a CDS encoding ABC transporter permease: MTITSPLDTAPTVRRPSRWGRLLWQLGGLTLLLALWWLVTDVLKLYPPYVFPGPREVWTEISYGLWGSGPQDGKLLAAIGNSLRRVLLGYGLAVLLGGVIGLLMGAWRPLRDTLGAYLTGIQSVPSIAFVPFAILFFGLNERAVLFVVILEGFIPVALAVSGALMNVPPALRIAGRTLGARGLGLTTGVLLPSAVPSILTGLRTAWSFAWRALVGGELLVSASASLGAQLEVGRNTANMALVIATILIIGTIGGLFDAGLRALEGRVRRDYGLEVQQ; the protein is encoded by the coding sequence ATGACGATCACCTCTCCCCTGGACACCGCCCCCACCGTCCGCCGCCCGTCCCGCTGGGGGCGGCTGCTGTGGCAGCTCGGCGGCCTCACGCTGCTGCTGGCCCTGTGGTGGCTCGTGACCGACGTGCTCAAGCTCTACCCGCCCTATGTCTTCCCCGGCCCCCGGGAGGTCTGGACCGAAATCAGCTACGGACTGTGGGGGAGCGGGCCGCAGGACGGCAAGCTGCTCGCGGCGATTGGCAACAGCTTGCGCCGGGTGCTGCTGGGCTACGGCCTCGCGGTGCTGCTCGGCGGCGTCATCGGCCTGCTGATGGGCGCGTGGCGGCCCCTGCGGGACACGCTGGGCGCGTACCTCACGGGGATTCAGAGCGTGCCCTCCATCGCCTTTGTGCCCTTCGCCATCCTGTTCTTCGGCCTGAACGAGCGCGCGGTGTTGTTCGTGGTGATTCTGGAAGGCTTCATCCCGGTCGCGCTGGCGGTGTCGGGCGCGCTGATGAACGTGCCCCCGGCGCTGCGGATCGCGGGGCGGACGCTGGGGGCACGGGGCCTGGGCCTCACCACGGGAGTGCTGCTTCCCAGCGCCGTTCCCAGCATCCTGACCGGTCTGCGCACCGCTTGGAGCTTCGCGTGGCGTGCCCTGGTCGGCGGCGAGCTGCTGGTCAGCGCGAGCGCCAGCCTGGGCGCACAACTGGAGGTGGGGCGCAACACCGCGAACATGGCGCTGGTGATTGCCACCATCCTGATCATCGGGACCATCGGCGGCCTGTTCGACGCGGGGCTGCGGGCGCTGGAAGGCCGGGTGCGCCGCGATTACGGCCTGGAGGTGCAACAATGA
- the sat gene encoding sulfate adenylyltransferase: MTTLPTPSPISLPTPLGGTLVNRVQRPGQDLDAAELRGLPRLELSDRASADLEMLATGAYSPLTGFLGEADYLSVIEHLRLSDGTPWSIPITLPVGREEAAQYVGRVVLTRGGEPVGTLDVQERFEARKSLEAREVYRTEDPAHPGVAALYAQGDVNLAGPVTLFEVPRGNFPRHHRTPAEVREVIEARGWRTSVAFQTRNPIHRAHEYLHKVTLELVDGLLLHPLVGQTKGDDVPAATRVQAYEVLLEKYYPQSRTLLSVYPAAMRYAGPREAILHALSRRNYGVTHFIVGRDHAGVGSYYGTYDAQEIFSAYTPEELGIRILKFEHTYYCGACGQLVSPRTCPHGSEHHLVLSGTKVREKLRAGENLPAEFTRPEVAEVLRGAYARQS; this comes from the coding sequence ATGACGACTCTCCCCACCCCCTCCCCCATCAGCCTGCCCACGCCCCTCGGGGGCACGCTCGTGAACCGGGTCCAGCGCCCCGGACAGGACCTCGACGCGGCGGAACTGCGGGGCCTGCCCCGGCTGGAACTGAGTGACCGCGCGTCTGCCGACCTGGAGATGCTGGCGACCGGCGCGTACTCGCCGCTGACCGGCTTTCTGGGCGAGGCCGATTACCTGAGCGTCATCGAGCATCTGCGCCTCTCGGACGGCACGCCCTGGAGCATTCCGATCACGCTGCCGGTGGGCCGGGAAGAGGCGGCGCAGTACGTGGGCCGCGTGGTGCTGACGCGGGGCGGCGAGCCGGTCGGAACGCTGGACGTGCAGGAACGGTTTGAAGCACGCAAGAGCCTGGAAGCGCGCGAGGTCTACCGCACCGAGGACCCGGCGCACCCCGGCGTGGCCGCGCTCTATGCCCAGGGCGACGTGAACCTGGCCGGGCCGGTGACGCTGTTCGAGGTGCCGCGCGGAAACTTCCCCCGCCACCACCGTACGCCCGCCGAGGTGCGCGAGGTGATCGAGGCGCGCGGCTGGCGCACCAGCGTCGCCTTCCAGACGCGCAACCCGATTCACCGCGCGCACGAGTACCTGCACAAGGTCACGCTGGAACTGGTGGACGGCCTGCTGCTGCACCCGCTGGTGGGGCAGACCAAGGGCGACGACGTGCCCGCCGCCACCCGCGTGCAGGCCTACGAGGTGCTGCTGGAGAAGTACTACCCGCAGTCCCGCACGCTGCTGAGCGTGTACCCTGCCGCGATGCGCTACGCCGGGCCGCGCGAGGCCATCCTGCACGCCCTGTCGCGGCGCAACTACGGCGTGACGCACTTCATCGTGGGGCGCGACCACGCGGGCGTCGGCAGCTACTACGGCACCTACGACGCGCAGGAGATCTTCTCGGCATATACCCCTGAGGAACTGGGCATCCGGATTCTGAAGTTCGAGCACACCTACTACTGCGGGGCGTGCGGCCAGCTCGTCAGCCCGCGCACCTGCCCGCACGGCAGCGAGCATCACCTGGTCCTCAGCGGCACGAAGGTCCGCGAGAAGCTGCGCGCCGGGGAGAACCTGCCCGCCGAGTTCACCCGGCCCGAGGTGGCCGAGGTGCTGCGGGGGGCGTACGCCCGCCAGAGTTAA
- a CDS encoding MATE family efflux transporter has translation MSAVPAPVSESIQAHSPTREIAAIAVPVSLEMVLQLVLTFVNQVVVGTLGAVAVAAVGLAGSVSFLFFVTLGALGSGTSILVARRAGAGDRAGVNGTLTVALALSVLLAGLATVPIILGAGNLLRLAGGAPEVTATALPYLRVSMLSLVPGVVGWILSGALRSLGHARTPMVATMITVVVESLAALGLVFGVGPLPELGVVGAAWALVLAQTLKALLLAALVYGPRHLAAFSLPASGTRRAVATPLLTLSAPIALTEFLWSLGGFIYAAVFARVGTQALAASQIVATLEGIFIVGSFGLMSATTVLVGRALGAGDGPGAQAWLGRVGRAGLRTGLGFGLLFALSALLLPLLFPAVGADVRAVAFWGILINAATQVIKVRNMILGGGVLPSVGDGKGVITGDVVGAFVVGLPLALFLGLHTPLGVWGVFLARVADELAKVAIFEWRRRRVNWVALAAAQRGPEVAVGH, from the coding sequence ATGTCTGCTGTCCCCGCCCCCGTATCTGAATCGATTCAAGCCCACTCGCCCACGCGGGAAATCGCGGCCATCGCCGTTCCCGTCAGCCTGGAGATGGTGCTGCAACTGGTGCTGACCTTCGTGAACCAGGTGGTCGTGGGGACGCTGGGAGCGGTGGCAGTCGCGGCGGTGGGGCTGGCGGGCAGCGTGAGTTTCCTGTTCTTCGTGACGCTGGGGGCGCTCGGCTCGGGCACCAGCATCCTGGTCGCGCGGCGGGCCGGGGCGGGAGACCGGGCGGGCGTGAACGGCACGCTGACGGTCGCGCTGGCGCTCAGCGTGCTGCTGGCGGGGCTGGCGACGGTGCCGATCATCCTGGGGGCCGGGAACCTGCTGCGGCTGGCGGGCGGCGCGCCCGAGGTGACGGCCACGGCGCTGCCGTACCTGCGGGTCAGCATGCTGTCGCTGGTGCCGGGTGTGGTGGGCTGGATTCTCAGCGGCGCGCTGCGGTCGCTGGGCCATGCCCGCACACCGATGGTCGCCACCATGATCACGGTCGTGGTGGAGAGCCTCGCGGCCCTGGGGCTGGTGTTCGGCGTCGGCCCCCTGCCGGAACTGGGGGTGGTCGGGGCGGCGTGGGCGCTGGTGCTCGCGCAGACGCTCAAGGCCCTGCTGCTGGCCGCGCTGGTGTACGGCCCACGCCATCTGGCCGCCTTCTCGCTGCCCGCGTCCGGCACCCGGCGGGCGGTGGCGACGCCCCTCCTCACCCTGTCGGCCCCCATCGCCCTGACCGAGTTCCTGTGGAGCCTGGGCGGCTTCATCTACGCCGCCGTCTTTGCGCGGGTGGGCACCCAGGCGCTGGCCGCCAGCCAGATTGTCGCCACGCTGGAGGGCATCTTCATCGTGGGGTCCTTTGGCCTGATGAGTGCCACCACCGTGCTGGTCGGGCGGGCGCTGGGCGCGGGCGACGGTCCCGGCGCGCAGGCCTGGCTGGGCCGCGTGGGGCGCGCCGGGCTGCGGACCGGCCTGGGCTTCGGCCTGCTGTTCGCCCTCAGCGCGCTGCTGCTGCCGCTGCTGTTTCCCGCTGTGGGCGCGGACGTACGAGCCGTCGCCTTCTGGGGCATCCTGATCAACGCCGCCACGCAGGTGATCAAGGTCCGCAACATGATCCTGGGGGGCGGCGTGCTGCCCAGCGTCGGGGACGGCAAGGGCGTGATTACGGGCGATGTGGTCGGCGCGTTCGTGGTGGGTCTGCCGCTGGCCCTCTTTCTCGGGTTGCACACGCCGCTGGGCGTCTGGGGCGTCTTCCTGGCCCGCGTGGCGGACGAACTCGCCAAGGTCGCCATCTTCGAGTGGCGGCGGCGGCGGGTGAACTGGGTGGCGCTGGCGGCGGCGCAGCGCGGGCCGGAGGTGGCGGTGGGGCACTGA
- a CDS encoding ABC transporter substrate-binding protein: MTRILTLLTAALLATSAHAQSAATVRLGYFPNLTHAPALVGLERGTFQKALGNVKLDARSFVSGTTLMEAFAAGQLDLAYVGPGPAINAATRGMPLQMVAGASEAGAVLVARRDSPIKTYKDLAGKRVAVPSLGNTQDISLRHLLGEQGLKAQTDGGNVNVTPIPPADVPAAFAANRVDAALVPEPWGAALEAQGHRLIGSEKTVWRGGQYPTTLLIVNTKFAQANPTLVTAFLKAHADAVAFINKKPAAAQTAINNQLARLTGQKLDPRVLQRAFTRTRFTTGLDLNALNEYAALNVEAGYARNVPDLKAFLSPSLLKK; encoded by the coding sequence ATGACCCGAATCCTGACCCTGTTGACCGCCGCCCTGCTTGCCACCTCCGCCCACGCACAGAGCGCCGCAACCGTCCGCCTGGGCTACTTCCCCAACCTCACGCACGCGCCCGCCCTGGTGGGGCTGGAACGGGGCACCTTCCAGAAGGCGCTGGGGAACGTGAAACTGGACGCCAGGTCCTTCGTCTCCGGCACGACCCTGATGGAAGCCTTCGCGGCGGGGCAGCTCGACCTCGCCTATGTCGGCCCCGGCCCGGCCATCAACGCGGCGACGCGCGGGATGCCCCTCCAGATGGTGGCGGGCGCAAGTGAGGCGGGGGCCGTGCTGGTCGCCCGCCGGGACAGCCCCATCAAGACCTACAAGGACCTGGCAGGAAAACGGGTCGCCGTGCCCAGCCTGGGCAACACGCAGGACATCAGCCTGCGCCACCTCCTGGGGGAACAGGGCCTCAAGGCGCAGACGGACGGCGGCAACGTCAACGTGACGCCCATCCCGCCCGCCGATGTGCCGGCCGCCTTCGCCGCGAACCGGGTGGACGCCGCGCTGGTGCCCGAACCCTGGGGCGCGGCGCTGGAGGCGCAGGGCCACCGCCTGATCGGCAGCGAGAAGACCGTGTGGCGCGGGGGCCAGTACCCCACCACCCTCCTGATCGTGAACACGAAGTTCGCCCAGGCGAACCCGACGCTGGTGACGGCCTTTTTAAAGGCCCATGCGGACGCGGTGGCGTTTATCAACAAGAAGCCCGCTGCCGCGCAGACCGCCATCAACAACCAGCTCGCGCGGCTGACCGGGCAGAAGCTCGACCCGCGCGTGCTGCAACGGGCCTTTACCCGCACGCGCTTCACCACGGGCCTCGACCTGAACGCCCTGAACGAGTACGCGGCCCTGAACGTGGAAGCCGGGTACGCGCGCAACGTGCCGGACCTCAAGGCCTTTCTCAGCCCAAGTCTGCTGAAGAAGTGA
- a CDS encoding ABC transporter ATP-binding protein → MTATMTRPTADASAATQGIRLTLDGVTYRYGRGHAGVGPLDLRVDAGEFLCVVGPSGSGKSTLLSLLAGFLRPQAGQIRLGDTPVRGPDPRLTLVQQEAALFPWRTVAGNVAFGLERQRLPRAERDTRVEDTLRLVGLGGYGPRRVHELSGGQRQRVSLARALAVRPRLLLLDEPFSALDDRTRTVLSDELLSIWWSQKVTVVFVTHNLEEALALGQRVVALRGGEMVLDGAARELNVARLRETLEG, encoded by the coding sequence ATGACGGCCACGATGACCCGCCCCACCGCCGACGCCAGCGCCGCCACCCAAGGCATCCGCCTGACGCTGGACGGCGTGACGTACCGCTACGGGCGCGGCCACGCAGGCGTCGGCCCCCTGGACCTGCGGGTGGACGCGGGCGAGTTCCTGTGCGTGGTCGGCCCCTCGGGCAGCGGCAAGAGCACGCTGCTCTCGCTGCTGGCGGGCTTCCTGCGACCCCAGGCGGGCCAGATTCGCCTGGGCGACACGCCCGTGCGCGGCCCCGACCCGCGCCTGACGCTGGTGCAGCAGGAGGCGGCGCTGTTTCCCTGGCGCACCGTGGCGGGCAACGTCGCCTTCGGCCTGGAGCGCCAGCGCCTCCCCCGCGCCGAGCGCGACACCCGCGTGGAGGACACCCTGCGTCTGGTGGGGCTGGGCGGCTATGGCCCCCGCCGCGTGCATGAACTCTCGGGCGGCCAGCGCCAGCGCGTCAGCCTCGCCCGCGCGCTGGCGGTGCGGCCCCGGCTGCTGCTCCTCGACGAGCCGTTCAGCGCACTGGACGATCGCACCCGCACGGTCCTCTCGGACGAGTTGCTGAGCATCTGGTGGTCCCAGAAGGTCACGGTGGTCTTTGTCACCCACAACCTCGAAGAGGCCCTGGCACTGGGGCAGCGCGTGGTCGCCCTGCGCGGCGGCGAGATGGTGCTGGACGGGGCCGCGCGGGAACTGAACGTGGCGCGGCTGCGGGAAACGCTGGAGGGATAG
- a CDS encoding nitrite/sulfite reductase encodes MSDLEALKKEIPPFQIFDLLPQYAAQGFVNPDHIDLLKWAGVYPQRPQEDGYLMMRVKVPTAEFSSDTLRVVAGISEDYGRGFLDVTDRQAFQFHWLRIENVPEIFERLEPVGLHTKGACGDTVRAVIASPLAGLDAREVIDVRPIAAAMEGTLSGNPDFQDLPRKFKISLTGTPELEGIHLINDIGFLAHEVDGEVGFDVWVGGGLGALAHLAERLGVFIRPEEVVEVGQAIAAAYRDHGYRVSRKKSRLKFLIKDIGAQKFRELVETQYLGRPLRDGPPAPVARFGGNDVLGVQPQRDGLNYVVIATTVGRIDPYKARRLADLADRYGQGVLRTTAFQNMMIPHVRSEDVAELTAELEAIDLAPRTTLRGTTIACTGTQFCRLALTETKARTANLVEHIEAQFADLDVPFTINLTGCSNACTRYQVADLGFMGALRGGEEEVYQVNLAGSIGQAQRTGTKLKGFVPAVRLNEYTEAVLSDFRAGKLPGESFVEYADRVGHTRFAPDAILAPDREPGLEVVPA; translated from the coding sequence ATGAGCGACCTCGAAGCCCTGAAAAAAGAGATTCCGCCGTTCCAGATTTTCGACCTCCTGCCACAGTACGCGGCGCAGGGGTTCGTCAATCCTGACCACATCGACCTGCTGAAGTGGGCGGGCGTGTACCCGCAGCGCCCCCAGGAAGACGGCTACCTGATGATGCGTGTGAAGGTGCCCACCGCCGAGTTTTCCTCGGACACGCTGCGCGTGGTGGCGGGCATCTCGGAAGACTACGGGCGCGGCTTTCTGGACGTGACCGACCGCCAGGCCTTCCAGTTCCACTGGCTGCGCATCGAGAACGTCCCCGAGATTTTCGAGCGGCTGGAACCGGTCGGCCTGCACACCAAGGGGGCCTGCGGTGACACCGTGCGCGCGGTCATCGCCTCGCCGCTGGCCGGGCTGGACGCCCGCGAGGTGATCGACGTACGCCCAATTGCGGCGGCGATGGAAGGAACCCTCAGCGGTAACCCCGACTTTCAGGACCTGCCACGCAAGTTCAAGATCAGCCTGACGGGCACGCCCGAGCTGGAAGGCATCCACCTGATCAACGACATCGGCTTCCTGGCGCACGAGGTAGACGGCGAGGTCGGTTTCGACGTGTGGGTGGGCGGCGGCCTGGGCGCACTGGCGCACCTCGCCGAGCGGCTGGGCGTGTTCATCCGGCCCGAGGAAGTGGTGGAGGTCGGGCAGGCCATCGCCGCCGCCTACCGTGACCACGGCTACCGCGTGAGCCGTAAGAAGAGCCGCCTGAAGTTCCTGATCAAGGACATCGGCGCGCAGAAGTTCCGCGAACTCGTGGAAACGCAGTACCTGGGCCGCCCCCTGCGCGACGGCCCGCCCGCCCCGGTCGCCCGCTTCGGGGGCAACGACGTGCTGGGCGTGCAGCCCCAGCGTGACGGCCTGAACTACGTGGTTATCGCCACGACGGTGGGCCGCATCGACCCCTACAAGGCGCGACGGCTGGCGGACCTGGCCGACCGCTACGGCCAGGGCGTGCTGCGCACCACCGCCTTCCAGAACATGATGATTCCGCATGTGCGTTCGGAGGACGTGGCCGAGCTGACGGCGGAACTGGAAGCCATCGACCTCGCGCCCCGCACCACGCTGCGCGGCACCACCATCGCCTGCACCGGCACGCAGTTCTGCCGCCTGGCGCTGACCGAGACCAAGGCCCGCACCGCGAATCTGGTCGAGCATATCGAGGCGCAGTTCGCGGACCTGGACGTACCCTTCACCATCAACCTGACGGGCTGCTCGAACGCCTGCACCCGCTATCAGGTGGCTGACCTGGGCTTCATGGGTGCCCTGCGCGGCGGCGAGGAGGAGGTCTATCAGGTCAACCTGGCCGGGAGCATCGGGCAGGCGCAGCGCACCGGGACCAAACTCAAGGGCTTCGTGCCCGCCGTGCGCCTGAACGAGTACACGGAAGCCGTCCTCTCCGACTTCCGGGCGGGCAAGCTCCCCGGCGAGAGCTTCGTGGAATACGCCGACCGGGTGGGGCACACGCGCTTCGCGCCCGACGCCATCCTCGCCCCCGACCGGGAGCCAGGTCTGGAGGTCGTGCCCGCATGA